A single window of Tenericutes bacterium MZ-XQ DNA harbors:
- a CDS encoding ABC transporter permease — translation MTRYQEKETIFSKYPKAKRIKKKLMGRKGTDGWLFRGLIYILIASVGFTFIYPFIYLALTSLQSPADVIDTTVGLIPSSLYLDNFSKAYQTIGFFDALVDSIRISLLPSLAQVFSTALIGYGLARFEFKMKKTVIVLILITFIIPAPVLMIPTYLMYRDLGILGNVGAFIYPALFGQGLKSTIFIMIFYQFFNTIPKVLDEAARVDGAGPIRVFLRVTLPLAVPAVVVVFLFSFVWYWNETYLTGIYIENAQTIPLQLSRFAASFREQFGNVDPNAEDFTDRLNEAIYMAGTLISILPLLVLYFGLQKWFVESVDRSGITGE, via the coding sequence ATGACAAGATATCAAGAAAAAGAAACAATATTTTCAAAATATCCAAAAGCTAAACGCATAAAGAAAAAACTTATGGGTAGAAAAGGTACTGATGGATGGTTATTTAGAGGACTTATTTATATTTTAATTGCGTCAGTGGGATTCACTTTTATATATCCATTTATTTACTTAGCTTTAACATCTTTACAATCACCAGCTGATGTTATCGATACGACTGTTGGTTTGATACCATCTTCATTATATTTAGACAATTTTTCAAAAGCTTATCAAACCATAGGATTCTTTGATGCATTAGTTGATAGTATAAGAATATCGTTGTTACCATCATTGGCACAGGTATTTTCAACAGCACTTATTGGTTATGGATTGGCAAGATTTGAGTTTAAAATGAAAAAAACAGTTATCGTTTTAATCCTAATTACATTTATTATTCCTGCACCGGTATTGATGATACCAACGTATTTAATGTATCGTGATTTAGGTATTTTAGGAAATGTTGGTGCATTTATTTATCCTGCATTATTTGGTCAAGGATTAAAGAGTACAATATTTATCATGATTTTTTATCAGTTTTTCAATACAATTCCAAAAGTATTAGATGAAGCAGCAAGAGTTGATGGTGCTGGACCTATTCGTGTATTTTTACGAGTAACCCTTCCTTTAGCTGTACCTGCTGTTGTTGTTGTCTTCTTATTTAGTTTTGTATGGTATTGGAATGAGACATATTTAACAGGTATTTACATTGAAAATGCACAAACCATACCATTGCAATTATCTAGGTTTGCTGCAAGCTTTAGAGAACAGTTTGGAAATGTAGATCCTAATGCTGAAGATTTTACTGATCGATTAAATGAAGCCATTTATATGGCCGGAACATTGATAAGTATTTTACCTTTATTGGTCTTATATTTTGGATTACAAAAATGGTTTGTAGAAAGTGTAGACAGATCAGGAATTACAGGAGAGTAG
- a CDS encoding ABC transporter permease gives MLGINFNPRKYHKSQLKFYAFLLPFAVFMALPILYIFATAFKPIDELFAFPPRLYVQRPTIKNFRDLFVFVGYGLPVVKFIVNSLIVTFLVVASSVLFSSMAGYILSKKNFKGKKFIFEVNKLALMFVPIAVMIPRFLVITEIGIVDTMAAHVLPMIAIPVGLFLVKQFIDQIPNELIDAAKVDGAGDFYIYIKIILPLSMPAIATVAILSFQATWNNTETSNLFVNDEIKQTFAFYMATLTNISNSVAAAGIGAAATLIMFLPNLIIFILMQSRVMNTMSHSGLK, from the coding sequence ATGTTAGGTATTAATTTTAATCCTAGAAAATATCATAAATCACAATTAAAGTTTTATGCGTTTTTACTACCATTTGCTGTATTTATGGCACTTCCAATTTTATATATTTTTGCAACTGCATTTAAGCCAATTGATGAGCTATTTGCGTTCCCACCAAGGCTTTATGTACAAAGACCAACCATAAAGAATTTTAGAGATTTGTTTGTGTTTGTTGGATATGGACTACCTGTAGTGAAGTTTATTGTCAATTCTCTTATTGTGACATTTTTAGTGGTCGCATCGAGTGTATTGTTTAGTTCAATGGCAGGATACATTTTATCTAAAAAGAATTTCAAAGGTAAAAAATTTATATTTGAAGTGAATAAACTTGCACTTATGTTTGTACCTATTGCGGTTATGATTCCGAGATTTTTAGTCATTACTGAAATTGGCATTGTCGATACAATGGCAGCTCATGTTTTACCAATGATTGCCATACCTGTTGGGTTATTTTTAGTCAAACAATTTATAGATCAAATACCAAATGAGTTGATTGATGCTGCTAAAGTTGACGGAGCTGGTGATTTTTACATTTACATTAAAATCATTTTACCTTTATCAATGCCAGCTATTGCAACCGTTGCAATCTTAAGTTTTCAAGCAACTTGGAATAACACAGAAACATCAAATTTATTTGTTAACGATGAAATCAAACAAACGTTTGCATTTTATATGGCAACACTAACCAATATATCAAATAGTGTGGCTGCTGCAGGTATTGGAGCTGCTGCAACTTTAATAATGTTTTTACCTAACTTAATCATCTTTATACTTATGCAAAGTCGAGTGATGAATACGATGAGTCACTCAGGATTGAAGTAG
- a CDS encoding ABC transporter permease, translated as MERKNRTTVIFLAPYVLLFVTFIVIPVLLAFLLSFTYFNGIQFPEFNGIDNYIYIITEDDIFMKTILPNTLLFSFVVGPGGYALSFMLAWALSQITPKMRTLLALIIYSPSMTAGVAIAVVWRIIFSGDEQGLINSFLLRISFLNEPMQFLQNPDYLMPIMILVTLWSSMGVGFLAILAGLLNVNKELYEAAYIDGLRNRFQEIFYITIPAIKKQMMFSAVMSIVGTFSAGAIGVALSGANPTPQNSGQMIINHIEDYGILRSEMGVAAALSVLLLLLILGFSKFFQKILKEDD; from the coding sequence ATGGAAAGAAAAAATAGAACGACAGTTATCTTTTTAGCACCATATGTTTTATTATTTGTCACGTTTATTGTCATTCCGGTTCTATTAGCATTTTTATTGAGTTTCACATATTTTAATGGCATTCAGTTTCCCGAATTCAATGGTATAGATAATTATATATATATCATTACTGAAGATGATATATTCATGAAAACCATCTTACCTAATACATTGTTATTTAGTTTTGTTGTTGGACCAGGCGGATACGCTTTAAGCTTTATGTTAGCTTGGGCACTCTCCCAAATTACTCCAAAAATGAGAACATTATTAGCATTAATCATTTATTCACCATCAATGACTGCTGGTGTTGCGATTGCAGTTGTTTGGAGAATTATTTTCTCTGGTGATGAACAAGGGTTAATCAACTCATTTTTATTAAGAATTAGTTTTCTTAATGAACCCATGCAGTTTTTACAAAATCCAGATTACTTAATGCCAATCATGATTTTAGTAACATTATGGAGTTCAATGGGTGTAGGTTTCTTAGCTATATTAGCAGGGTTACTAAATGTCAATAAAGAGCTTTATGAAGCTGCATATATTGATGGTTTAAGAAATAGATTTCAAGAGATCTTTTATATTACGATTCCAGCAATTAAAAAACAAATGATGTTTTCTGCAGTCATGAGTATTGTAGGTACTTTTTCTGCTGGTGCAATTGGGGTAGCATTATCGGGGGCAAATCCTACACCTCAAAATTCAGGACAGATGATCATTAACCATATAGAAGATTATGGTATTTTGCGTTCTGAAATGGGTGTGGCTGCTGCTTTATCAGTATTATTGTTATTGCTTATTTTAGGATTTAGTAAATTTTTCCAAAAAATCCTAAAAGAAGACGATTAA